One window from the genome of Pseudonocardia hierapolitana encodes:
- a CDS encoding SGNH/GDSL hydrolase family protein encodes MRYAAIGDSFTEGVGDELPDGAVRGWADRVAAGLAATRGGDVQYANLAVRGRLLAPIVTDQLEAALSLVPAPTLITLNGGGNDMLRPGVDVANLVALTERAVHRCAETGVRLVLISGADPSDRLPFGRTVHRRAAQLTAGVAALATAHGLEFVDVFHDAEIRRPEYWSADRLHLNGAGHQRVAELVLATLGEGPAAQAASAGSPAARRLLAEARYYREHVLPWVGRRLRGRSSGDDRTAKHAAWIPVPAVDRTAG; translated from the coding sequence GTGCGGTACGCGGCGATCGGGGACAGCTTCACGGAGGGCGTCGGTGACGAGCTCCCGGACGGGGCGGTCCGGGGGTGGGCCGACAGGGTGGCGGCGGGGCTGGCAGCCACCCGCGGCGGCGACGTGCAGTACGCCAACCTGGCGGTCCGCGGGCGCCTGCTGGCGCCCATCGTGACCGACCAGCTCGAAGCGGCCTTGTCCCTCGTACCGGCCCCCACGCTGATCACGCTCAACGGTGGCGGCAACGACATGCTGCGCCCGGGCGTCGACGTGGCGAACCTGGTGGCCCTGACCGAACGGGCGGTCCACCGCTGCGCGGAAACCGGCGTGCGGCTGGTGCTGATCAGCGGCGCCGACCCGTCGGACCGGCTCCCCTTCGGACGAACGGTCCACCGGCGCGCCGCGCAGCTGACCGCGGGCGTCGCGGCGCTGGCCACCGCACACGGGCTGGAGTTCGTCGACGTCTTCCACGACGCCGAGATCCGCCGCCCCGAGTACTGGTCGGCGGACCGGCTGCACCTGAACGGCGCGGGCCACCAGCGGGTGGCCGAGCTCGTGCTCGCGACGCTGGGCGAGGGTCCGGCGGCTCAGGCGGCGAGCGCCGGGTCGCCCGCGGCCCGCCGCCTGCTCGCGGAGGCCCGGTACTACCGGGAGCACGTCCTGCCGTGGGTCGGGCGCCGCCTGCGCGGCCGCTCGTCCGGTGACGACCGGACGGCGAAGCACGCCGCGTGGATCCCGGTCCCCGCCGTCGACCGGACGGCGGGCTAG
- a CDS encoding molybdopterin oxidoreductase family protein → MQQPDRIAHPWGERTPYGRDGRWPARVDQHLADGVAPEDVQRWAKSASLLHSNGDAMDIAVVDGRIVGVRGRADDRVNGGRLGPKDLFGWQANASPDRLTRPLVRMGGRLVETDWDTAMGRVVAESKRLLERRGPSAIGFYTTGQLFLEEYYTLAAIARGAIGTNHLDGNTRLCTATAAAALKETFACDGQPGSFTDVDHADVIALFGHNAAETQPVLWMRILDRLAGPNPPALVCVDPRDTPVADAARESGGVHLAPLPGTNVALMNGLLHEIVENGWVDREYVEAHTVGFAELEKRVQEYPPDRVAEICRIEPEQIRSAARVLGRAERLLSTVLQGFYQSHQATAAAVQVNNLNLIRGMLGRPGCGILQMNGQPTAQNTRECGADGDLTGFRNWENDAHVAELARHWNVEPTRIPHMAPPTHAMQMFRYAEQGSIRMLWVSGTNPAVSLPELVRIRRILSQRRLFLVVQDIFLSETAQLADVVLPAATWGEKTGTFTNADRTVHFSEKAVDPPGHGRPDLDIFLDYARRMDFRDKDGRPFPQWHDGESAFDAWAACSAGRPCDYSGLSHAKLREAPSGIQWPCTAENPDGTERLYTDGRFWSAPDHCESYGRDLVTGAPLEETEYRALNPDAKAILKAAEYLPPHERPSDEYPFVLITGRTIHHFHTRTKTGRVPELQAAAPDVWVECSKDDARRLGLADGDAAEVATPRGTITARVRIGDIRGGVLFVPFHYGYWDTTGSGPGGGRGRAANELTVTDWDPASKQPLFKTAAARLGGAS, encoded by the coding sequence ATGCAACAACCGGACAGGATCGCGCACCCGTGGGGCGAGCGGACGCCCTACGGCCGGGACGGGCGCTGGCCCGCTCGCGTCGACCAGCACCTCGCCGACGGCGTCGCGCCCGAGGACGTGCAGCGATGGGCGAAGAGCGCGTCGTTGCTGCACTCGAACGGTGACGCGATGGACATCGCCGTGGTCGACGGGCGGATCGTCGGGGTGCGCGGGCGCGCGGACGACCGGGTCAACGGCGGGCGGCTGGGTCCCAAGGACCTGTTCGGCTGGCAGGCGAACGCCTCGCCGGACCGCCTGACCCGGCCGCTGGTGCGGATGGGCGGACGGCTGGTCGAGACCGACTGGGACACGGCCATGGGCCGCGTCGTCGCCGAGTCGAAGCGCCTGCTGGAGCGGCGCGGCCCGTCCGCGATCGGCTTCTACACCACCGGGCAGCTGTTCCTCGAGGAGTACTACACCCTCGCCGCGATCGCGCGCGGCGCGATCGGCACCAATCACCTCGACGGGAACACGCGCCTGTGCACGGCGACCGCCGCGGCGGCACTGAAGGAGACCTTTGCCTGCGACGGGCAGCCCGGCTCCTTCACCGACGTCGACCACGCCGACGTGATCGCACTCTTCGGGCACAACGCGGCCGAGACGCAACCGGTGCTGTGGATGCGGATCCTCGACCGGCTGGCCGGGCCGAACCCGCCCGCGCTCGTCTGCGTCGACCCGCGGGACACGCCCGTCGCCGACGCCGCCCGGGAGAGCGGCGGCGTGCACCTCGCACCGCTGCCCGGCACCAACGTCGCGCTGATGAACGGCCTGCTGCACGAGATCGTCGAGAACGGCTGGGTCGACCGCGAGTACGTCGAGGCGCACACCGTCGGGTTCGCCGAGCTCGAGAAGCGCGTGCAGGAGTACCCGCCCGATCGCGTCGCAGAGATCTGCCGGATCGAGCCGGAGCAGATCCGCTCCGCCGCCCGCGTGCTGGGCCGGGCGGAGCGGCTGCTGTCGACCGTGCTGCAGGGCTTCTACCAGTCCCACCAGGCGACCGCCGCCGCCGTGCAGGTCAACAACCTGAACCTGATCCGCGGCATGCTCGGCCGGCCCGGGTGCGGCATCCTGCAGATGAACGGCCAGCCGACGGCGCAGAACACGCGCGAGTGCGGCGCCGACGGCGACCTCACCGGGTTCCGGAACTGGGAGAACGACGCGCACGTGGCCGAACTGGCGCGGCACTGGAACGTCGAGCCGACGCGGATCCCGCACATGGCCCCGCCCACGCACGCGATGCAGATGTTCCGCTACGCCGAGCAGGGAAGCATCCGGATGCTCTGGGTGAGCGGCACCAACCCCGCCGTGTCGCTGCCCGAGCTCGTCCGGATCCGGCGGATCCTGTCGCAGCGGCGGCTCTTCCTCGTGGTGCAGGACATCTTCCTGTCCGAGACCGCGCAGCTCGCCGACGTCGTCCTACCGGCGGCGACCTGGGGCGAGAAGACCGGCACGTTCACCAACGCCGACCGCACCGTGCACTTCTCCGAGAAGGCCGTCGACCCGCCCGGACACGGCCGTCCGGACCTCGACATCTTCCTCGACTACGCGCGGCGCATGGACTTCCGCGACAAGGACGGCAGGCCGTTCCCGCAGTGGCACGACGGGGAGTCGGCGTTCGACGCCTGGGCGGCGTGCAGCGCCGGCCGGCCGTGCGACTACTCGGGCCTCTCCCACGCGAAGCTGCGGGAGGCACCGTCGGGCATCCAGTGGCCGTGCACGGCCGAGAACCCGGACGGCACGGAGCGCCTCTACACCGACGGCCGCTTCTGGAGCGCCCCGGACCACTGCGAGAGCTACGGCCGCGACCTCGTGACCGGAGCACCGCTGGAGGAGACCGAATACCGCGCGCTCAACCCGGACGCGAAAGCGATCCTCAAGGCGGCCGAGTACCTGCCACCGCACGAGCGGCCGAGCGACGAGTACCCCTTCGTGCTGATCACCGGCCGGACGATCCACCACTTCCACACCCGGACGAAGACGGGCCGCGTCCCGGAGCTTCAGGCGGCGGCGCCGGATGTGTGGGTGGAGTGCTCCAAGGACGACGCGCGAAGGCTCGGCCTCGCCGACGGGGATGCGGCGGAAGTCGCCACGCCACGGGGCACGATCACCGCGCGCGTGCGCATCGGCGACATCCGCGGAGGCGTCCTCTTCGTCCCGTTCCACTACGGCTACTGGGACACGACCGGCTCGGGTCCGGGCGGTGGTCGCGGTCGCGCCGCCAACGAGCTCACCGTGACCGACTGGGATCCGGCTTCCAAGCAACCGCTGTTCAAGACCGCGGCCGCACGACTGGGGGGTGCGTCATGA
- a CDS encoding cupin domain-containing protein, producing the protein MTATQPMEHVSFEKPDEVREGTNWRMELVNLAGGAQVGRISLQPGWKWSNDVKPVAGTDLCMAPHQQYQVSGRVHVAMADGAELEVGPGEVVSLPPGHDAWVVGDEPVVAIDWQGASVWAAKKE; encoded by the coding sequence ATGACGGCCACGCAACCGATGGAACACGTGTCGTTCGAGAAGCCGGACGAGGTCCGTGAGGGCACGAACTGGCGGATGGAGCTGGTGAACCTCGCCGGTGGTGCGCAGGTTGGCCGGATCTCCCTGCAGCCGGGCTGGAAGTGGTCGAACGACGTGAAGCCGGTGGCAGGGACCGACCTGTGCATGGCCCCGCACCAGCAGTACCAGGTGAGCGGGCGCGTTCACGTCGCGATGGCGGACGGCGCCGAGCTCGAGGTCGGCCCGGGCGAGGTCGTCTCACTGCCGCCGGGGCACGACGCATGGGTGGTGGGTGACGAGCCCGTCGTGGCCATCGACTGGCAGGGCGCCTCCGTATGGGCCGCGAAGAAGGAGTAG
- a CDS encoding class I SAM-dependent methyltransferase — translation MSAPRIQLDSADAIDGRHIRAVAFQQVRLQYVRRTLDTVGAATAGGPALVVGSGRGDLARGLARLGMDVTALDPSAAATELARRRSDPGDGAVTYRTARAEDLGELPDSSFALAYYADTFEITADLDRVLAEAARVLRPGGVLVYDTVTRTPVSRLVYLGAFQSFPPTRIVPPGRYSAERLRRPQEMADALARAGLTSEDVCGFAPRSPRALVSAVLARRRGRIGDDQIPGVVGFALAPDHTPVVTYLGFARMPH, via the coding sequence ATGTCCGCACCACGCATCCAGCTCGACTCGGCCGACGCGATCGACGGGCGCCACATCCGCGCCGTCGCCTTCCAGCAGGTCCGGCTGCAGTACGTCCGCAGGACGCTCGACACCGTGGGTGCCGCAACGGCAGGCGGACCCGCCCTGGTGGTCGGCAGCGGGCGGGGTGATCTGGCCCGTGGACTGGCCCGGCTGGGCATGGACGTCACGGCGCTCGACCCGTCGGCCGCGGCCACGGAGCTGGCCCGGCGGCGCTCGGACCCGGGCGACGGCGCCGTCACCTACCGGACGGCGCGCGCGGAGGACCTCGGGGAGCTGCCGGACTCGTCGTTCGCCCTCGCGTACTACGCCGACACCTTCGAGATCACCGCGGATCTCGATCGCGTGCTCGCGGAAGCGGCCCGGGTGCTGCGGCCGGGCGGCGTGCTCGTCTACGACACGGTGACCCGCACCCCGGTCTCCCGGCTGGTCTACCTGGGCGCGTTCCAGTCCTTCCCGCCGACGCGGATCGTGCCGCCCGGTCGCTACAGCGCCGAGCGCCTGCGCCGGCCGCAGGAGATGGCCGATGCGCTGGCCCGCGCCGGTCTGACCAGTGAGGACGTGTGCGGGTTCGCACCGAGGAGTCCGCGGGCGCTCGTCTCGGCGGTGCTGGCCCGCAGGCGCGGGCGCATCGGCGACGACCAGATCCCCGGCGTCGTCGGGTTCGCGCTCGCACCGGATCACACTCCGGTGGTCACCTACCTCGGCTTCGCCCGCATGCCGCACTGA
- a CDS encoding winged helix-turn-helix transcriptional regulator, translated as MTRTRLAGVACSIARATDLFTDAWTALIMRDVLLGVTRFDDIAEDLGISRKVLAARLARLVDEGVLARERYQERPPREHYIATEKGEQLYPVLLALMAWGDRWYAGEAGPPALVHHLTCGQDTTPVTVCAHCAGSLTPRNTTQLPGPGGQVGPGTRVLAPLLAGRSAP; from the coding sequence ATGACCAGGACACGACTCGCCGGGGTCGCGTGCTCGATCGCCCGGGCCACGGACCTGTTCACCGACGCCTGGACCGCGCTGATCATGCGCGACGTCCTCCTCGGGGTGACCCGGTTCGACGACATCGCCGAGGACCTGGGCATCTCGCGGAAGGTGCTGGCGGCCCGGCTCGCACGGCTCGTGGACGAGGGGGTGCTCGCACGCGAGCGCTACCAGGAGCGACCCCCACGCGAGCACTACATCGCCACCGAGAAGGGCGAGCAGCTCTACCCGGTACTGCTGGCGCTCATGGCCTGGGGCGACCGGTGGTACGCGGGTGAGGCGGGCCCGCCCGCGCTGGTCCACCACCTCACCTGCGGCCAGGACACGACGCCGGTCACCGTCTGCGCACACTGCGCCGGCTCGCTCACGCCGCGCAACACCACCCAGCTCCCGGGGCCCGGCGGGCAGGTCGGCCCGGGCACCCGCGTCCTCGCACCGCTGCTCGCCGGGCGATCCGCGCCGTGA
- a CDS encoding MarR family winged helix-turn-helix transcriptional regulator → MTEGLDPQQLGAYFALSEATSLLQHHVEQHLRAEGGLSYVQFQLLARLAEAHRLTMTQLADGVVYSRSGLTYQAGLLEKAGLITRSPSTDDERATLVTITEKGLALFGSILPGHVQVVRRMLLDPLSEADLRHLGDIMTRVRDHMRALPPRSAAARKSRAARSP, encoded by the coding sequence ATGACCGAGGGGCTCGATCCCCAGCAGCTGGGGGCCTACTTCGCGCTCTCGGAAGCCACCAGCCTGCTCCAGCACCACGTCGAACAGCACCTGCGCGCCGAGGGTGGCCTCAGCTACGTGCAGTTCCAGCTCCTGGCCCGCCTCGCCGAGGCCCACCGGCTGACGATGACGCAGCTCGCCGACGGCGTCGTCTACAGCCGCAGCGGCCTGACCTACCAGGCAGGCCTGCTGGAGAAGGCCGGCCTCATCACCCGCAGCCCCAGCACGGACGACGAGCGCGCGACGCTGGTGACGATCACGGAGAAGGGGCTGGCCCTGTTCGGCAGCATCCTGCCCGGCCACGTCCAGGTCGTCCGCCGCATGCTGCTCGACCCCCTGTCGGAGGCGGACCTGCGGCACCTGGGGGACATCATGACCCGGGTCCGCGACCACATGCGCGCCCTCCCGCCCCGCTCTGCGGCCGCGCGCAAGAGCCGCGCCGCGCGCTCGCCGTGA
- a CDS encoding glycoside hydrolase family 3 C-terminal domain-containing protein: MTTAPTVDVPALLADLTLEEKASLCSGADFWNTKAVERAGVPAVMLTDGPHGLRKQATAADHVGLSDSVPATCFPPAVALGSSFDAELVERVGRALGAEARAENVAVVLGPGINIKRSPLCGRNFEYLSEDPLVSGVLGAALVRGIQSAGVGACVKHFAANNQETDRARVSAEVDERTLREIYLAGFERVVTEARPWMVMCSYNRVNGTYASQHPWLLTDVLRTEWGFDGAVVSDWGAVSDRVAALRAGLDLQMPATGGHVTDAEIVAAVRYGELDEAVLDRAVGRILTLLARALPAVREGGVFDADAHHALARAAAADCAVLLKNEPVDGTPLLPLDPTATVAVIGEFARTPRYQGAGSSQINPTRLDDAWSAIRGIVGDRAVFAAGFGVDDPSADDEALRAEAVEAARGADVAVLFLGLPAGDESEGFDREHILLPAAQTVLLAAVAEVNPRVVVVLVNGSTVQVAGWDHHAAAILEGWLSGQAGGGAIADLLLGRANPSGRLAETVPLRLQDNPSYLNFPGELGVVHYGEGVFVGYRGYDAREQEVSYAFGHGLSYTTFGYTDLEVAVGGEQNIGEQDVTVSATVTNTGSRAGEEVVQVYVGPPASAVARPVRELKAFTKVALEPGESRRVTFALTRRDLSYFHPRQGRWVFEGGEFGIAVGASSRDLRLSATVTVTAPTSAPPLAEDASLEEWLAHPVGSRLLEERLAAAGPSQLTDPEMRNVVGNFPLARLVTFPGMPLTPAEVEDLRKAAG, translated from the coding sequence ATGACGACCGCCCCGACCGTGGACGTGCCGGCCCTGCTCGCGGACCTGACGCTCGAGGAGAAGGCGTCGCTGTGCTCCGGCGCGGACTTCTGGAACACGAAGGCCGTCGAGCGCGCCGGCGTCCCCGCGGTCATGCTGACCGACGGCCCGCACGGGCTGCGCAAGCAGGCCACGGCCGCCGATCACGTGGGCCTGTCCGACTCGGTACCGGCGACCTGCTTCCCGCCGGCCGTGGCGCTGGGGTCCTCCTTCGACGCCGAGCTCGTGGAGCGGGTGGGACGGGCGCTGGGGGCGGAGGCCCGGGCCGAGAACGTCGCCGTGGTTCTGGGGCCGGGCATCAACATCAAGCGATCCCCGCTCTGCGGGCGCAACTTCGAGTACCTGTCGGAGGATCCGCTGGTCAGCGGCGTGCTCGGGGCCGCGCTGGTGCGCGGGATCCAGAGCGCGGGCGTCGGCGCCTGCGTGAAGCACTTCGCCGCCAACAACCAGGAGACCGACCGGGCGCGGGTCAGCGCGGAGGTCGACGAGCGCACGCTGCGGGAGATCTACCTCGCCGGTTTCGAGCGGGTCGTCACCGAGGCGCGGCCGTGGATGGTGATGTGCTCCTACAACAGGGTCAACGGGACGTACGCATCGCAGCACCCGTGGCTGCTCACCGACGTCCTGCGCACCGAGTGGGGCTTCGACGGGGCGGTCGTCTCCGACTGGGGCGCGGTGTCCGATCGCGTCGCCGCCCTGCGCGCCGGGCTGGACCTGCAGATGCCGGCGACCGGCGGCCACGTCACCGACGCGGAGATCGTGGCCGCGGTGCGCTACGGCGAGCTCGACGAGGCCGTGCTGGACCGCGCGGTCGGGCGGATCCTCACCCTGCTGGCCCGCGCCCTCCCGGCCGTCCGCGAGGGCGGCGTGTTCGATGCCGACGCCCATCACGCACTGGCTCGCGCGGCGGCGGCCGACTGCGCCGTCCTGTTGAAGAACGAGCCCGTGGACGGCACCCCGTTGCTGCCGCTCGACCCCACGGCAACCGTCGCGGTGATCGGCGAGTTCGCACGCACCCCGCGCTACCAGGGGGCCGGCAGCTCGCAGATCAACCCGACGCGGCTGGACGACGCGTGGAGCGCGATCCGGGGGATCGTCGGAGACCGGGCGGTCTTCGCGGCCGGTTTCGGGGTGGACGACCCCTCGGCCGACGACGAGGCGCTGCGCGCGGAGGCCGTCGAGGCCGCCCGTGGCGCCGACGTGGCCGTGCTCTTCCTCGGCCTGCCGGCCGGCGACGAGTCGGAGGGCTTCGACCGGGAGCACATCCTGCTGCCGGCGGCCCAGACGGTGTTGCTCGCTGCGGTGGCGGAGGTCAACCCGCGGGTGGTCGTGGTGCTCGTCAACGGATCGACGGTCCAGGTGGCGGGCTGGGACCACCACGCCGCCGCGATCCTCGAGGGCTGGCTGTCGGGGCAGGCGGGTGGCGGCGCGATCGCCGACCTGCTCCTGGGGCGGGCGAACCCGTCGGGCCGGCTGGCGGAGACCGTCCCGCTGCGGCTGCAGGACAACCCGTCCTACCTCAACTTCCCCGGCGAGCTCGGGGTGGTGCACTACGGCGAGGGCGTCTTCGTCGGCTACCGGGGCTACGACGCGCGCGAGCAGGAGGTGTCCTACGCCTTCGGCCACGGGCTCTCGTACACCACCTTCGGCTACACCGACCTCGAGGTCGCGGTCGGCGGCGAGCAGAACATCGGCGAGCAGGACGTCACGGTGTCGGCGACCGTCACCAACACCGGATCGCGTGCAGGCGAGGAGGTCGTGCAGGTCTACGTCGGCCCGCCGGCGTCGGCCGTCGCCCGCCCGGTACGCGAGCTGAAGGCGTTCACCAAGGTCGCGCTGGAGCCCGGCGAGTCCCGGCGCGTGACGTTCGCGCTGACCCGGCGCGACCTGTCCTACTTCCACCCCCGGCAGGGGCGGTGGGTGTTCGAGGGCGGCGAGTTCGGCATCGCCGTGGGCGCCTCGTCCCGCGACCTGCGCCTGAGCGCGACCGTCACCGTCACGGCGCCGACCTCCGCGCCGCCACTGGCCGAGGACGCCAGCCTGGAGGAGTGGCTGGCCCACCCGGTGGGGTCGCGCCTGCTGGAGGAGCGGCTCGCCGCGGCGGGCCCGAGCCAGCTCACCGACCCGGAGATGCGCAACGTGGTGGGGAACTTCCCCCTCGCCCGGCTGGTGACGTTCCCCGGAATGCCGCTGACCCCGGCCGAGGTGGAGGACCTGCGGAAGGCCGCGGGCTGA
- a CDS encoding glycosyltransferase: MNERRLVIVVRADPVICGHSGEARNLAEVALHRGFTDVRLLTWPIAALQAVGLPLKPLDRLLPYSDGITVERPEPVGDYRVPDGRHLAGLTGRLVELLAEPIPTTCLSMYLSPHANVVVDAVAAARAAGFPADVHTVAKAVGSDVTNVIRSCLREGRFGAAAVVLTTYLAHDEVLAVSEYTREQIILAAEAVDAHCGTRFAWACRDRVTISYPPIDTSAYLDLDPAEVDAALARRGLERDGYVLFLSRVTRAKGVHDLVAAYTASRARDRVKLVVAGTGPALPEVRALAGDDERIVFLTDVDDDEKPLLMRGCATYALPTKPEPDFVETFGIALTEKLLAGGGPVITTLTGGTGEAVGDTAVIVEAGDVEALRAALDRVVLQMPEHERRNLELRGRDHAMAFDRSRVFDQLFGAPRHVTLVDGAAANAG; this comes from the coding sequence ATGAACGAACGCCGACTCGTGATCGTCGTGCGGGCCGATCCGGTGATCTGCGGTCACTCCGGGGAGGCCCGCAACCTGGCCGAGGTGGCGCTGCATCGCGGCTTCACCGACGTCCGGCTGCTCACCTGGCCGATCGCCGCGCTGCAGGCCGTCGGGCTGCCGCTGAAGCCACTGGACCGCCTGCTGCCGTACTCCGACGGCATCACCGTGGAACGCCCCGAGCCCGTCGGCGACTACCGGGTGCCGGACGGGCGGCACCTCGCCGGGCTCACCGGGCGGCTGGTCGAGCTGCTCGCCGAGCCGATCCCCACCACGTGCCTGTCGATGTACCTGTCGCCGCACGCGAACGTCGTGGTCGACGCCGTGGCCGCCGCCCGCGCGGCGGGCTTCCCCGCCGACGTGCACACGGTGGCGAAGGCCGTGGGATCCGACGTCACGAACGTGATCCGGTCCTGCCTGCGGGAGGGACGGTTCGGCGCGGCCGCCGTCGTGCTCACCACCTACCTCGCCCACGACGAGGTGCTCGCGGTGTCCGAGTACACGCGCGAGCAGATCATCCTCGCCGCGGAGGCCGTCGACGCCCATTGCGGCACGCGGTTCGCCTGGGCGTGCCGCGACCGCGTCACCATCAGCTATCCGCCGATCGACACCTCCGCCTACCTCGACCTCGATCCGGCGGAGGTCGACGCGGCGCTCGCCCGGCGCGGCCTCGAACGCGACGGCTATGTGCTCTTCCTGTCGCGCGTGACCCGGGCCAAGGGCGTCCACGACCTCGTGGCCGCCTACACCGCGTCCCGGGCGCGGGACCGGGTGAAGCTCGTCGTCGCGGGCACCGGGCCTGCGCTGCCCGAGGTCCGTGCGCTCGCAGGCGACGACGAGCGGATCGTCTTCCTCACCGACGTGGACGACGACGAGAAGCCGCTGCTGATGCGCGGGTGCGCGACCTACGCCCTGCCCACCAAGCCAGAGCCCGACTTCGTCGAGACGTTCGGCATCGCCCTCACCGAGAAGCTGCTCGCGGGCGGCGGGCCGGTGATCACCACACTGACCGGCGGCACCGGCGAGGCCGTCGGCGACACGGCCGTGATCGTGGAGGCCGGCGACGTCGAGGCCTTGCGGGCGGCCCTGGACCGCGTGGTGCTGCAGATGCCCGAGCACGAGCGGCGCAACCTGGAGCTGCGCGGCCGCGACCACGCCATGGCCTTCGACCGATCCCGGGTCTTCGACCAGCTCTTCGGTGCCCCGAGGCACGTGACCCTGGTCGACGGGGCCGCCGCGAACGCCGGCTGA